Part of the Brachyhypopomus gauderio isolate BG-103 chromosome 17, BGAUD_0.2, whole genome shotgun sequence genome, ggggggggggggggaatctatacttttttttttaggtaGTAAATCTTTCtaggtgtgtgtttgcatgccaCACCTCTGACATTCAAGCACACACATGAAAGACTGTAAACAACACTGGAGCTAGGTGAGGTTAGTCAGAGAGACGGGCAGGACTGAGGACAGTCTCAACATGGGTGTGCTGGGTGGGGTCAGAGACCTTAGGTGACCTAATAGTTCTTGCACGGTTGTGTTTTCATTGGTTATTGTATTTGACAGTATATGGGAACACTGGGATATGGACCTACATTTCAGAGCATGGTGCTGTTGATCAGTTTTCAAGATGCATAAAGAAGAGACGTGAACTTCCTAACCTTTGCATAACATTTGACCTTTGTATAACCTTTGTAGAGCAGGAACTAATACTCAACTCCTGCTGTGACTTATCAAACTTGGTGGACCTTTCTTCCCATGAAGGTGGGACTTCTCTTGAGCAGAGACTGATTGGTCATGGATTGATTCtttgattggtgtgtgtgtgtgtgatctcaggCATTCAGAGTGCCAGGGTTTCAGGGTCAGCTGGGTTTCATCACCTCCATGTCGGACAACTTCTGCGGTTCCTGCAATCGCTTGCGCCTCACGGCTGACGGCAGTCTCAaggtgcgtttgtgtgtgggggaggcgAGTGTGCCCGTGTGGGTGTGAGCTTTAGCCGTAACACAAGGAATACAAGGACTTTTATGTTGTCTGTAAACAGCTCatatcggtgtgtgtgtgtgtgtacatgtgtacatgCAGGTGTGTTTGTTTGGAAACTCGGAGGTGTCTTTGAGGGACAGCTTGCGCTCAGGGGCATCTGATCAGGAGCTTCTGCAGATTATAGGAGCAGCTGTAGGGAGGAAGAAGAAACAGCATGCAGGTACGCACGGGCCCCCACGCgagaacacacacccacacacgagTCCCCACGCCAATAAACGTCCTCACACAGGCCCCAGCCAGCGCTGGCACTCAAACTCAAGTCACACTGATGTATTTTGAAAGACTTACTGCTCAATTTGATGACTTGTGAAATTGAAAACAATCTTATCACTTCACTCAGCCTTCTTTTCTGTCTGATTTCACAAGCATCTTGCCTATCAGTACCAAGACAGTCATGTTCCTTAATCTACTGGTTTGTGATCTTGGCTCGGCCGTGCCCTCCTCCCCACATGTGATTGTGTATGTCTGTCTTTATCACTACAGGCATGTTCAGTATATCTCAGATGAAGAACAGACCGATGATCCTCATTGGTGGGTGACCCAGCTGTACGTACTAGTTCACCACCCCGTTCTCAAAGTGCATTTGTAtagaaattaattaaaattaatttagTCTCTGTGCTCATCATCCAATAGCATTTGCCCATTTGATTTATTCTCCTTATGTATTAAGAGCTGATAATTGATCTTTCGTCAGCTGGGGGATGTGGAGAGCCCGGGTCCACACGGAGAGGTTGGGATCTTCTCCCCACTCCCTGCATGGGCCGGTCCGATGGAGCGGGCCTGCAGTCTCTAGCCCCACGTTACCTGAACCGGACCGGCAGCACTAATGCCGGCGCTTTTGCCACACATGCACCGACTTCAACTAACTCAGAGCCCTGTGAAAACGAGAGGCTGCCCCTGGTGACCCCTCCCCCTGCAGCGGTGTCTTCCGATATCCACCGTGCTTCCTTAACCACGACACGCACAGCCAAGTTTACACAgcccaaacacgcacacagaccgGGAGCTGGAGCCCCacgtcctcccctctcctcctcttcctcctctctcctcctcagcgTCCTGCTGCCAGCCAGGCAGAGTTATCGCCAGAGTAGCGGGAAGTGCCCCGACCCGCCCCGGCCCGACGGCTTGGGTGCGTCCTTCGCGGAGCCCCGCCCCCCGGGCCGGGACGACGCGTCCGAGCACCTGAGTCACACGGACGCTCAGGGCCGCGCCTCCATGGTGGACGTGGGCGACAAGGCGGAGACTCGTCGCACGGCGTCGGCCGCGGGCCGCGTGCTGCTGGGCCCTACCGCGTTCGGCCTGGTCCGCGCCAACCAGCTGGCCAAGGGCGACGCCCTGGCGGTCGCACAGCTGGCCGGCATCATGGGGGCCAAGCAGACCTCCTCCCTCATACCCCTGTGCCACCCGCTGGCCCTGGACCACGCTTCCGTCACCGTGGAGCTCCTGGAGGAGACTCACGAGGCGGTCGTCTCGGCGACGTGCCAGGCGACGGGACGCAcgggggtggagatggaggcgtTGACGGCGGCGACGGTCGCCGCGCTGACGCTCTACGACATGTGCAAGGCGGTCAGCCGTGACATCGTCATTACCGACGTCAGATTGGTCAGCAAGACGGGAGGAAGGCGGGGCGACTTTCATCGCTCAGCCTTAGCCAGCCGTAGCACACCAGCTAATAGCTCCACCCCACTAGCACAAGGAGAAGAGCCATGAACGACCTAGTGAAAGCACATCAGCCTGTTCACAGCGTTTTATAAAGCTGCCATGATGCCTCTTAAAGCTTTAACTGACATCAGTATTGTGCCTTTAGAATCTCCTGCCATTGTGTTCACACATTTTTGTAGTTTTACCGTTTTTGTTGAAACCAGTTTCTTGAACAACAAACATAGCCCTGACTGAATGGACTGGTCTTGTTCCTTATGAAGAATAACCTTTGAAAATAAGCTTTTGTGAGAGAGCTTGAACACTGTTTTGCTCTCCATTAAAATATATGTTTATGTTCTGATAATGAGAGAATTGACGATGTGATTGACACGCTGGTATCTGTGTGGGGCGATGACACACAGTAATGTGAATTATGGGGCTTTAAGTCCTGTGGAGTCCTGCCTCTCGTCAGCTTCATCATGGTCTGCACCATCATCATCAGACTGGACTGTTGCATTGTGGTAGTCTGGTTCTCTCCATGAGTCTTGCAGTACTAACTGGACAGTGACAGGTTTTGCTGTTTTGACCCTTTGCTTAAAAAAATGGAATGTAAATCAGAGGGTATTTATATCCCTGCTGGCTGAAGTCTGAACTGCTGACATCTGAACTGCTGAAGTAGTCAAGGAGTTTTTACAGGCTACATGTAAAAAGGCTACGAATCCTATATAGTTTATCCAGTACAAATAGCGGCAAATGAAAGGATGACGTTGTGCACATTAAACCCAGTAGAGCCGTGCTGTTTCAACTTCAACATGCTGCAGCACAGAGCCAGAACAGTAAAAGTCACTGTCCAACTAACCACTGCACTGTACACTACCTAGGAACCCCAAGACCCCCTGGAAATACAAGTACACTACATGAGCCGTTACTACACTATCATACACTATTATCTCACCAGACAATCTTTTATGTCAAGACATTGGCATTAATATTTTATAAAATTGTTATTGTATGCTCTTTATTTTTTTCCGAGGTGTTTTGTTAATGATGCAGGTTAGCCTAATGGCTAATGGAACTCCAGATCAATAAAGTTGTCAAACATGAAAGTTGTGGTGTATAATTTTCCTTGTTTTGATTACCCCAAAGAAGGCATTAGGCAGTCATTTTGCATAGATTCCTAGTTAACTTGTTGCAACTGAAATGTAATGATGAAGGTCCCCTCTTATTTCTCTAAGGAGGTTGCATTACTTACGTTACCTGataccagcagagggcagtgttGAGCTATGTGAAGATTACGTCAGAGATCACGCATGAAATGCAAGGAAAACAGGTTTATTTTACCCTACAAAAAGGACGCTTGGCGAGCAAAAATAAACTGGACTATAAAATGAAAGTTTTTCAGACTCAACAAGAATGAAAAACCAATCCAACATACAAGAACCACAGTATAGGTATTCGAATTTATACTTTTATAACATTTCTTGTTGtaatgtgtgtgcatacaaaatatagcaaactaAATATGGCAAATAAATAGATAACCAATTTACAGGGAAAAAAAATGGAACATTCCTCaatattttttcctttttacCACCCACCTCCAAACAACTATAACGGTGTACAAAATATTTCAGAACTATACATCTTTCGGGCGAAGCTTCTGTCAAGTCAACCTTTAAAAATACTCCCTCTGCACAATGTACAACCTGTCAAAAACAGAAGTGCAGCTTTCTACAGCTGATACAAAAGGTTGCAGATCTTGTGTGTCACAGGTAGTTACTTACCCATCAAACCCTCCATCAATCACACCTGCGCTCAGACTTCAGAGTCTTTCTGTCTCGGACCAAAGGAAGGTGTAAGGCAGTTGAAAACAAAATGCTGCCCACCAAGGCCGTGAACTCTGGTGTACGCCGATACACCAAGTGTTCAATGTAATAGGACTAGGTTCTCTATATATCTGTCTCCTCTTTACTGTCACTATGTGGTCACCTGACCAAAGTCAAACATGTATTTAAAGTCTGTATGGCTTTTCCTGTGCCTTTGTGATCCAAGCCATATATATCTGTGCAAACTGGGTCCGTCCCAGTTTTCCCTCTGTAGAGGTTCAGTTCACTCCTCAGGGGGAACAGGGCCCAGCCACTACAACTGTTCTTTCACTACCTAAGAAAATAGACCTGACCAAGAAGGCATTCTCTAATTTTTCAAGCCCGTCATTCCTGTAGAGGGCCGTGCGAGTCTGGCTACACTCGGCTGCACAACTAGCCTGTCCCACACCAAAGGTGCATCGAGTAACAAGCTACATTTATTATTCTCTCCATATCGTCTGGCCAGTCAATGACCAAATACACaaccccccttcccccccaaacacaaaaaaagaacaaataaacaataatacTGATCATTCTGAATACCCCATGGCACTAGGTTGAAGAATGAGTGCAGACTGGTGCGTGGAGCAGCACGTTTCTACCAATATCTGCTAAAGCGCCATCACTACTGATGAAGGCGTGTGCTGAGGGAGAGAACGCAGAGTAAAAATGCCGTCAAAAAAACCTCAGGTGACCTCAACACAGAGAAAATGCACATTGCTTCTGGTACAGTCTCCTTTTCCTTCACGGACATCTTATTTTAATAACATTCCAAAGTGTCGATGTTTGAGTGCGTagaacttttttcttttctcgtttGTACACTGTAGAATGAACATAAAGATCTTCACATGTTCTACTGCGAAGGAGAAAAAGCAATATCTCCAGCTGCAGGACTAAACATCTGTCTAAACATCACTGCAGCACTGTTAACACTCGTTTTGGATGAGAAACTCAGTGGGGTATCAAGTAGTGTTAAAGAGATTTAATTAGATCAACCAGTAGCAAGTGTAGATACTAATTTGCTATGGTCATATTTAGTGGAATTGGTCACGTGATTTAGCAAATCAAAGATTAGCTTTGTCCATTTGACGTACCCAATTCAGCTCACGTAAATTAAGTAATAATGAATGTTTGATTAGACCAGTTGGACTGAGGTCAGTAGTTTTGGTAAAGGGGGAAAGTGGAAATAAATAAAGCATAATTCAGGCCCTCGGCTCTCATTAATGTTAAGAAACAATCATCTTACCTCAAGAGAGAATTATGAGGAAAAATATGAATATAAATACTCTGTAATGGCGCTGCCAAGCTGTTTTGGGCTTGTGGAAAACGTGCTCGATTAGCTCGGTGAAAGAAGGCAGCTTGAACTTGACCTTCTAAGGATGTCAAAGGGTcatgtgtggtggggggagtgcAACACGCCACAAAAAACAAGAGACCACAAGGGCACCTCAGATGAATCATCAGGTTAAGATCGCAGGGCCTTTAGCTGTTGGGCACCGGGGGCAAAATGGggcagatacagagagagaggctggTCAGGATGGTAGTGTTTGACTCTGCTAAACCTCTCAGTCTGGTCTTACCTTAACCAGAACAGAACCAGAACAGGCCGACGCCGACTTCATCTTGCTCTTCCTCGATCGTCTCACCAGTCCAGGTTCCACCAACAAAACCATGCAAAATGTCCTCCAGAGTTTCACGCTGTAATCTCACTTTTCTGCCTTAAGGGCTTTAGCCACACCTGCTCATTTCTCCATTAGCCTCCCCAATCACTCATCCTGCCCGTCGTGTAAAGTCATGGCCATGAGTTTCATAGGACACTGTCCATGCATTTGCAACCTTTGTCATACAGCTACAAGAACTCTTAATATACAGGTAGTGGAaatcaatataaacaaaaatataCATGGAGGAGAAAGGTTGACAGCACGGTGACCTTTGACACCACCGCAGCCGACTGGTTTCACGTGGGACTGAGGATGCAAACGCGTGTATGCCTGACACGGTCTGCACATGCTACTGGTTAAGTACCTGTGACCAAAGATGATGGACAGCAGACGAATGAATAAATCGTATTGGCACCATGAGTCATGTTGATTTGAGGCATTAGTGGACCAAATGAACTGTCCTCTGAACTGCAAATAGCCTTTGCCCTTTCGGTCACCACCACGTGGGTTTGATCTGTTCCGGTGATCCACACGGCTCAGTCAGACCTCAcgggactttttttttttattattattttttttatatacatatatatgcttGAAAGAAATTtctatcaaattaaatgacTTCATAAGAATTATTAGAGGTACAAGCTAGAAAATATATGAACAATTAAAAAAGGTTTTGAAATTagcatgtttgcttctttgtataaataaatatataaatgctgTTCTACTTGCATTTATTACTGTGTActacatatttatttttttattttttgctttggcACCAAGTAATGCCATCACAATCTTTTGAACTCATCTCAATGGACTTAGAAAAACGTGTGTgtaaattaaatttttttttgtttgtttcgttTCGACACCAGCAGCGTGCCATCACGGCGTGCTTCGACACCTGGGCTCATCTTCTCACTGGAAGCGCTGCGCGTTGTCCAACATCTCCAGTTTGCGTGGTGCCCTTGGGAATGCCACGGGGCCGAGGAGGCACTTGGGAAGGAGGTTGTCAAAGCCGCCGAGGCCGTGACCACAGTGTCCTGTTTCCACAGTGGACAGGAGTCTGCTCACGTTTGGCTGAATAACAGCTGGATCCATAATTCAACTGGGGTCTGGCACTGCCAAGTGCTACAGCGAGGAGTTCCTCTTGCTCTGCCTCGGCCTCTCCTTGCAGACGTCACCTACCAGCGGTAGAGAGGATGCGGCCCTCGTAATCAAAGCACCAGAGAACTAGAGCTGTAGAGAGAGGCGTACACCCAGGGTACGAGTGCCTAACAGCACTGACAGGCTTTCAACAAGTGGGAGAAAGGTGTTTCCGGAGGTGTTTCAGGGAATTCCCCAATTTCCAGTCCAAATTCTTCAGGAGCTGAACAAGACTGGCCCATTGCCAGTTAATGCGATTGCCTATGGCCACAACAGGTGGCCTGGCCTTTTAACGCTCTTCTGTAGTTCTTCTGTTCCTCACAGTTCGTGTTGATGAAGACACCATGAAGGGCCGTGCAGCTGGGCGTGGAGGGCACACACCCCGCCACACGATGCCCCGAGACGACGTTATGGGCTGATCTGGGCCAGAAAACCATGGGACATGTAGGGGAGGAAGACCACGAGGAATTTAGAAACAAATGACAGAAAGCCTAATGAGCACAGCTGTAGGACCTTCCTGCACAAAGACGACAATCCACCAGGGGCCTGCGTGGCCGCCCGTCTTCAGCTCACGAGTCAACGTAGGTTTGGACAAGATGCAGGCGTAGACGAAGACGCACGGCAGTCTGTTCCTTCAAATAtggcggggagaggggggggggggggtgtcggaGTGAAAATGGTGGCAGAGGTCAGTAGTTGACCTTGGTGATGGCTCGCTCGCGCCCCCCGCCCTCCGCGAGCTGGTTGACGGAGCGTTTGCGGTTGCGTTTGAGCTTGGAGAGGTCCTTGTCGAACACCTCGCCCGAACGTAGCGCCGACACCAGGTCGTCGAACTCGCCCACCTCCTCGGCCACGCCCCCGCCGCCGCTCTTCCTGGCCCGCCTCTCGCGCTCCCTCTGCTCCTTCAGCTGCGGAGACACACCAGAACCTCGTCAGCACCGCCAGCCTGACGTCCAATCAGAAACTAGCAAAACTAGGCCTGCTGCAATACCGAAATGTTAGAGCCCAATCAACTGGTATTCAAACAGACTTTTTACAATTCTGACTAGATAATCAAATAATTATGGAGTTGTCTAATTAAAACTGCAGAATCAAGATAATGCAGGTACATTTTTTGAGTGGTATTCACTATATAGTACTGGTACTATACTGGTACTAATAGCTATGCGTTTTCCCCACTTATCTGACCATGAAGAACTAAACTGATGTGAACCTCAGCTGTTCTGAGGTTCACCAGCCAATATGTGTGGAATTCTGGAAATTCAATAACAAAACAAATGGTAGCATGACAAAAATGTCATTAAGCTGACTGATGGTTGTGCGCTGGGAGAGGTCAAAGGTGACCAAGGAATAAATCAGGATGCAGCGTCTGGCAGCCCCTTATTCAGGCTCCTCCCCCCAATAGTTCCTCTGCTGGACCTGCCCCTGGACTCAGACGCAGACATGAGTGACCAGGTACTGGCCCGGGTCATCGTGTGGCCTGTGTGTTCCCATGTGTTCCGTTCTGCTGTGTTTTCAGAGAGAAGGCCAGCATCCTCGACAGCGtgacggggggggggagcgGATTGGGGGGGGCTTAGAGTCAGAGAGGTTCTCCAGTTCCCAGAccctcaccactctccacacagGCCAAACCACATTCCCAGAATTCCCTGAGGGAACCCTCGGGTGGATAggctgagaggggggggggggggcttctaCTGACAGCTGATCTGATGGAAAAACTATTATGGAATGATAAGGGGAAAGGGGGGGGGTGGCCAGAAGGCGCTAGAGCCCAGACGCACAACCATCCTCAGCCTGGGAGGAATGTAGATGGAAGAAACTTGCAACGTGAAAAGGCGAAAGGCAAACATGATGTTGCACCAGGGTGGCCTCTTATCTTCAGACTGCATGGCACTTTGATCGATGAGTTTAAACATTCTTGATTGAAATTAGTTTGTGAGATTTTGAGTACAAGACTGTTATTACTGATAAGTGGCTCCCTGAGCCCCATTGCGCATGTCTGATTAAGCCCTACAGAACAGTACATGACATGCTGTCTGACTGTTAAAGATCAGAAACCATGGGAAAcgatttctgtgtgtgtgtgtgagagagagagagagagtgtgtgagagagtgagtgtgtgtgtgtgtgtgtgtttgtgtgtgagagagtgcgtgtgtgtgtgcgcgcgtgtgagagtgtgcatgcgcgtgtgtgtgcatgtgtgagtgtgtgtgtgtgtgcatgtgtgagtgtgtgtgcgcgtgtgtgcatgagtgattgtgtgcgtgtatgtgtcaCCATGAccttcatgtgtgtatgtgtcaccATGACCtccatgcgtgtatgtgtgtgtgagtgtgtgtatatatgtgtgcatgtatgtgtcacCATGGCCtccatgcgtgtatgtgtgtgtgagtgtgtgtatatatgtgtgtatgtgtgtgcgtgtatgtgtcaCCATGAccttcatgtgtgtatgtgtcaccATGACCtccatgcgtgtatgtgtgtgtgagtgtgtgtatatatgtgtgcatgtatgtgtcacCATGGCCtccatgcgtgtatgtgtgtgtgagtgtgtgtatatatgtgtgcatgtatgtgtcacCATGGCCtccatgcgtgtatgtgtgtgtgagtgtgtgtatatatgtgtgtgtgtgtgtgtgtgtgtatgtatgtgtcacCATGGCCtccatgcgtgtatgtgtgtgtgagtgtgtgtatatatgtgtgcatgtatgtgtcacCATGGCCtccatgcgtgtatgtgtgtgtgagtgtgtgtatatatgtgtgtgtgtgtgtgtgtgtgtatgtatgtgtcacCATGGCCtccatgcgtgtatgtgtgtgtgagtgtgtgtatatatgtgtgcatgtatgtgtcacCATGGCCtccatgcgtgtatgtgtgtgtgagtgtgtgtatatatgtgtgtatgtgtgtgcgtgtgtatgtgtgtgtcaccaTGGCcttcatgcatgtatgtgtgtgtgagtgtgtgtatatatgtgtgcatgtatgtgtcacCATGGCCtccatgcgtgtatgtgtgtgtgagtgtgtgtatatatgtgtgtatgtgtgtgcgtgtgtcaccATGGCCtccatgcgtgtatgtgtgtgtgagtgtgtgtatatatgtgtgcatgtatgtgtcacCATGGCCtccatgcgtgtatgtgtgtgtgagtgtgtgtatatatgtgtgtatgtgtgtgcgtgtgtatgtgtgtgtcaccaTGGCCtccatgcgtgtatgtgtgtgtgagtgtgtgtatatatgtgtgcatgtatgtgtcacCATGGCCtccatgcgtgtatgtgtgtgtgagtgtgtgtatatatgtgtgtgtgtgagtgtgtgtatatatgtgtgtatgtatgtgtcacCATGGCCtccatgcgtgtatgtgtgtgtgagtgtgtgtatatatgtgtgtgtgtgtgcatgtatgtgtcacCATGGCCtccatgcgtgtatgtgtgtgtgagtgtgtgtatatatgtgtgtgtgtgtgtgtgtgtgtgtgtgtgtgtgtgtgtgtgtgtgtgtgtgtcaccatgGCCtccatgcgtgtatgtgtgtgtgagtgtgtgtatatatgtgtgtgtgtgtgtgtatatatgtgtgtgtgtgtatatatgtgtgtgtgtgtgtgtgtgtgtatatatatgtgtgtgtgtatatatgtgtgtgtgtgtatatatgtgtgtgtgtgtgtgtatatatgtgtgtgtgtgtatatatgtgtgtgtgtgtatatatgtgtgtgtgtgtatatatgtgtgtgtgtatatgtgtgtgtgtgtatatgtgtgtgtgtgtgtatatatgtgtgtgtgtgtgtgtgtgtgtgtgtgtgtgtgtatatatgtgtgtgtgtgtgtgtgtgtgtgtgtgtgtgtgtgtgtgtcaccatgGCCTCCATGCGtgttcttctctcctcttcctccttgcgTCTCTGCATGTTCTCCAGGTCCTGACGAGCTTCACTGAAGGACTGCAGGAACGTGTCGAAGATCCCGAAGAAATCGTCGGGCTGCACGCGGCCCTGCTCCTCCCCAAAGTGCTTCAGGGAGTTGGAGAACtgtgggagaaggagagagtccCGTCAAACCACCAAGTCCCGCAGCTCTCGGAGACAAAGTCAAACGTCCCGAAGCCGAAAGCACACCAGACTATTTCGCGTGTGTAAATATTTCGCTATACAGAATGTACGCTTATTCGTACTGGTGTCCAGTTGTTGTGTGTACGAATTCAGGATTCAGCAACAACTTCAGTATGAAAACAGCTATACATATGCACAGGTCCATGTGGTGTGAAGcccaggaggtgtgtgtgtgtgtgtgtgtgtgtgtgtgtgtgtgtgtgtgtgtgtgtgtggtagcagCGTGCCTGCTGCCTCACGTGGAGTGGCCGCTGGGTCTTATCGGCCCGCTTATCTGTGTATGGAGTGGACCACAtcaatcacagccacattaacCACTGTGTACACGGACCAGGAAAAGGCCCCATTTGTCCTGTGTGCTTGATGGATGAGGTCTCGCCTGCTTTAGTTACCATATGCCCACTCTTATCACTACCACCTGTCCACTGccagaaggggagagagagagcgtgagagaaagagagagagagagagagagagagagtgagagagagaatggaaagatggaggggggggggtattttggACTACTACCATTCTGAATCTcttttatttttgtcaattaATTTTCAAGAGCCAGTCTGACCTTCTCTTAACGTGGCTTAAACTAGTTATGCTGAATGCATAGAGCAACCGAGCTGGCCGTGCTCTTCTGGAGGGGCCCGGTACACCACGGTGTTAAAACCTAAAAGCAAAGCCCTCCATTTAGACATAATTCCAGCTCTAAATGCGTAAATCCATTTTAAGGTCAGACAGCTCCGACTGCCAAGAGCACCCTGTAGCACAGTCGATTTGCTCTGGAGAGCTACGCGTAGCGTTTACTCTGGCTGCCGTTAGCTTCCCTCCTGCTAGGGTTGGCCGGGCCCTCCGCCTCGTAGCTGCGTGAAGCAGCCGTGCAATAGTGACTTAGCTTGTTAGCTTTTGGGTTAAGAAGAGTATTCATCAAATCAGGGAAACTAAGAGAAAACTAAATTGTTGGGGTTGGTGCGGGTGTTGAAGGAAGCGATGATACATTAAGAAAACGCTGCATTGCCAGCGACGCTCATCGTGTCTGAAGCTCTTCCAGCTCTCGCAAGACATGCTGCACACCTCCGTGTACTGGAGCCTGTTCAATGGCTCAGGGCTGCTTATTCATTTCTGTGGGTCTGACTGAGCCCAATATTTATGTTAATTAAGGACTATCTTTGGCAGATGAGGCTAACTGTGAGTCTAGCTAAGCAGAGGAGTCTGCGTCTGCGGGGTTCTGCGTCTGCGGGGTTCTGCGTCTGCGGGGTTCTGCGTCTACGGGGGTTCTGCGTCTACGGGGGTTCTGCGTCTGCGGGGGTTCTGCGTCTGCGGGGGTTCTGCGTCCGGCACCAGGCAGGCTGAGGGCTCTGGTCTACAGGAGTACAGAGCTGTGTTTTTCCCCCTGAagtgaatgcagtttttcaGGGCCAAGCTTGTCCTGCGATGCCTCCCAGAGAagccttttcatttttttatggCAATCCttaaataaataattaggcagTGGGTAGGAGCGGGGAGCAGGACTTGTGGCTGGGAGTGGATCTGGGAGTGGATCTGGGAGTGGATCGTTCAGAGTGTGGTCAGTCCGCCCGCTGCCTGCCCATTGAGTCTAGTGGAGCAACACTGTCCAGTTCCCTCCAAACACCACCCAAAGCGTTTACGGGTTCACATAAGAGGGGGGGATGGAGAACCCAGCGGGACCCCTCTCTGGAGGGCCCATCCATGcagccctcacacagacccccccccccccccccccccccccccccccaaccctcccCGCACAACACACCCGCACAGCACGAACAGCCGGTCAAAGGCTGGCCGGCTGGGAAAGACCCCACCTCTCCACGCTGACTCTCAAAGCAAGTGTAAAGGAAACTCTATAAGAATGAGGGACTTTCAGGATTGGGAAGCCAAGCCCCGTGTGCATCTGCGTCTGTCTTGTATCATAGGTCTGTGCAGAGATAAGCATGACGATATTTCACCGGACTTTCATTAGACCAGGCTGCAGAATTATGGCACTCCTGTGAAAATTGGTGCAAGTCAGAAAGTACGAAGTCAGCGGAGACGAAAGCCGTATGGTACACTAGGGAGAGCGGAACATCGTAACCAGGGGTCACACGTCTAATCTGATCCAGGGGTCACACGTCTAATCTGATCCAGGGGTCACACGTCTAATCTGGACCAGGGGTCACACGTCTAATCTGGACCAGGGGTCACACGTCTAATCTGATCCAGGGGTCACACGTCTAATCTGATCCAGGGGTCACCCGTCTAATCTGAACCAGGGGTCACACGTCTAATCTGATCCAGGGGTCACACGTCTAATCTGATCCAGGGGTCACCCGTCTAATCTGATCCAGGGGTCACACGTCTAATCTGAACTAGGTACTCGGACGCTCACCTTGTCTTTGGCCTCATTCAGCAGATCTTCTAGTTCGGAGAAGCTGAAGCTGGCCACGGTGATGAAGTCGCTGACCACAGACACAAACTTGTCCCCTCGGTCTCTCGAGTGGCTTTGCTGGTACTGCAACTCCTGTGGGTTCAGGgacagacggggggggggggagggcgtTAACGGGCGatcttgtctctctcttccctgcCATCACCT contains:
- the mocs1 gene encoding LOW QUALITY PROTEIN: molybdenum cofactor biosynthesis protein 1 (The sequence of the model RefSeq protein was modified relative to this genomic sequence to represent the inferred CDS: deleted 1 base in 1 codon); its protein translation is MAFHSSKYCRLILRARAARAVPSRTGEPPTPYGACRLQRRCSSATKEENKIETLADPNAPPHTDAAASSSQPAQEFTVAARPRRTLKDVAPFSEFLTDSFGRRHTYLRISLTEKCNLRCQYCMPEEGVNLSPRDQLLSTEEVLTLARLFVREGVEKIRLTGGEPLIRPDILHIIGEMRKFEGLKTIAVTTNGLNLVRLLPGLERAGVDLLNVSLDSLVPAKFEFIVRRKGFHKVMEGIEKAIEMGYSPVKVNCVVMRGLNEDELLDFVALTERRPLDVRFIEYMPFDGNKWNFRKMVSYAEMLDRIKQQWPCLEAVPADEAGTAKAFRVPGFQGQLGFITSMSDNFCGSCNRLRLTADGSLKVCLFGNSEVSLRDSLRSGASDQELLQIIGAAVGRKKKQHAGMFSISQMKNRPMILIEAAPGDPSPCSGVFRYPPCFLNHDTHSQVYTAQTRTQTGSWSPTSSPLLLFLLSPPQRPAASQAEYRQSSGKCPDPPRPDGLGASFAEPRPPGRDDASEHLSHTDAQGRASMVDVGDKAETRRTASAAGRVLLGPTAFGLVRANQLAKGDALAVAQLAGIMGAKQTSSLIPLCHPLALDHASVTVELLEETHEAVVSATCQATGRTGVEMEALTAATVAALTLYDMCKAVSRDIVITDVRLVSKTGGRRGDFHRSALASRSTPANSSTPLAQGEEP